Part of the Triticum aestivum cultivar Chinese Spring chromosome 4D, IWGSC CS RefSeq v2.1, whole genome shotgun sequence genome is shown below.
GCAGTATAATTACACTTCATGACTATAACGGAAAACGATCATGTGGTTGAACCGAATTGCAGTCAGTGCAAACAATTTCAACATTTTAGTTTTGGGGATTTTTAAAATTTTGTAAATTATAATAATGTGTTATAAATAATATACATATAAGTATAATAaattatattaaaaaatgttcatataacATCAAAACATATCCACGTACTAATATAACAAAAACCCATATAATTATCTTATGATGTTTTTTGAAAAATATGATTTTAAAAACTATTAAgattttaagaaaaatattttaaTTAGTTTTAGAATTTTCTACATATTAAATAAATTCTTATATATGTTGATTTTCTTTCCTGATTTTTCATATCATATTCATGTAGGATATAAGGTGATCATGGTTTAAGAAAATTTTAGGTTGTTTTAAAAAGAGTTCACGTGTTTTAATATTTTTTGTGTTTTCTAAAAacattatttttgtatttttaattaaaattaagtataaaatatgtatgaaaaataagtATGAGCCTAGTGTGCCATCGGATTGTAGATTATGGTATTTTTACTATTTAAATCTTATAAAAAGATTttataattcataaatattttaaattgtatGGGTATGTTTTAAAATAACACATGAATTATTTTTAAATGACATGAATTTTTAAAATTATGCAAAGCGTAATTATACTTTGGACGTCTTGTGTTCGGGTGGTATCCCCGGCTATGTAACCTGTTGTATTTTGTTTTTTGGATTAAAATTTTTAATTTATATTTTTTTGCATGGAAATTCTTAATTTATATGGTTAAGCCTAAAGTATATACCAAAGTATCTATAAAGAAGAAAGCTTCCTATACCTGGCAAAGTATAATGGCTGGTGTTGAGGCCCTAAAGATTGGGTATATATGGAGAGTAGGTGACGGGGCAAAAATTAAGATTTGGGATGATGAATGGATTCCtcaatcacgttccagaaaggtgaTAACTGCTCGTGATAACCTTTTTGTCACGAGTAAACGACCTCATCGATCCTTTGACAGGGGACTGGGATGAACAGCTAGTTCGGCAAACCTTCTGGCAGGTGGACACCCAACGTATACTTGCAATTCCATTACCACTACATGAAATGACTGATTTTCTGGCATGGAATCTGACAAGAACAGGTGTGTTCACGGTGCGTTCAGCTTACCATGGTATTTGAGAATCTCAATTCGGTAGTAAAATACAATCTTCAGAGGGAATTTTGAATCAGAGAGGTATTTGGGATTCAGTTTGGACGTTATTATGCCCAGCAAAGATTAAAATCTTCATCTGGAGGGCACTTCATAGTGCGATCCTTTGCTGATCAATTCTTGCAAATAAGCATATCAAAATAAATTCCAGTTGTCCGGTGTGCAACTTAGGTCCTGACAATGTCAAGCACCTGTTGTTTGAGTGCAAGTTTGCAGCTAATGTGTGGAAATTATTAGGTATGGAGGATATCATTAAAAAGACATGCTTGCTGCTTGGTGGACAGGGCCGGTGAGGCTATTCTGGAACATTGTTGTGCTTAAAAGACCATGACATTCATATTCTGGGCTTGCCAAAGTTGATAGAAGTAGTGGTAACTACAGCGTGGTTATTGTGGTACGAAAGACGAAAATTAACTCATGGGAAATCTACACAAAGCGCTGCTCAAATAAACCTGGCTGTTAGAGCTTTATCGGCAAACTATATTATTTCATGTGCACCCAAAGCCAAGCAGAAGTCGGCACTATGGATGAAGCCTAGAACTGGATATGCCAAACTGAATGTTGATGCTGCATATGATATGGATACACTAGAAGGTTCGGTTGGTGTTGTTCTTAGAGACCACAATGGCCGGTTCATAGCTGCTGCAAACGAAAAAAATGACATATGTTTTGATTCATTTGTAGCTGAGGCGACTACAATTCGGTTTGGCATGAATCTTGCTCGAACGACAGTAGGATGCAGTAAAATTGAGATCAACTCCGACAACATTGAGGTCATGGAAGCTCTTAAAGACGGAAATTCTTCTTCGGTTGCTAGTGTAATATTTGACGATTGTTATTTCATGTCATTAGATTTTAATCATATTGTTTATGATCATTGTAATAGGGAATCTAACCAGGTAGCTCATGAATTGGCGAGGTTAGCTAAATTTTCTATCTCTGGTTTTTGGATGGATGATGCCCCTAGTGCGGTCATTTTGTTGCTTGTAAATGATGCCACTATTTTGGTGATTGAGTAAGAGATATTATTCGTAGAAAAAAAAGACATCAAATCCATTTTTTTTGCATGGTCATCAAATCCAAATTGGTGTGCTGGCTAGCCACCGGCGCATAGACAGGCACACGCCCtgcccttcccttcccttcctgTCACTGACAGCGGGTCCTACGCCAAACTGACGTGACTTAGGTGTGTACAACATCGTATTTACACTGTTAAACCAAGTTCTTAAACCATTTATATGTATATCATAAATTTTAGCACTAAAATGAACTGTTATGCCAAGTTCTAACACTAGTGGTGTAATTGATCGCTCGCGCGAAAGTTTTCAAATCAAACAAGAAAATGAAAAAGGAATCGTTCGCTCGCGCGGAGCACACAGTGCTCGGTCGCATAACTGACGCCTTCTCCGCTCACCTCTGCAAGGCGACCTGCCCCCACAACGCCGCCGCCTGCGATGAAGACGGCGGAGCCAAGCACCTTCTCGCCGCCACCTTCCACTGCTAATCTCACCACCCCTCCTGTATCCCATTTACCGCCACGGACGAAGCCCCAGCTCGCCCGCGCTACCTTCTGCCTTCCCGCGGATCCTGGGACGGCCGAGCCGTCGGGCTACACTGCGGCGGGCAATTAGTTGGTTCTCCCTCTCCCGTCGTTGGGGGGCATCCTTCCGAGGCGCAGTGGAGCAATCGACGGGAGCCCTTGCGGTAATTGCTCGGATTCGAATTCCAGATCTTTTCGGAGTTTCTACGGCAACAATTCCCGGCCGTTTCGTCCTTGGATCCGGACTCCCTTCTTCTAATCGGATAAAAGGTGAGGCCTTGGCTCGACTGGATATAAAGTGCAGCCAGCCCTCGGTGTGCTTCTTCTCAGATTAGATACTACTCCTACAAGCCAAGTCCAATTGGTTTGCCGCTGAAGCAACTCTTCCCCCACAAGACCTGCTTTTGCAATTGCTCCAATGGAGGCCTGTAGCGTAGCCAGGATAATGAGCTTAGAACATTTTGGCCTGAAATTTTTGCCTAAGCTCCTGGCTCTTTCTCCCGGTTCATTGGGGAAATTCAGAAAGGTCTCGCCACCGATGGAAACTGAAACTGTGTTGAAAAAACTGCCGGAGCTACCGCAGGATGTATTGAGAAAGGTCTCGCCACCCATGCAAACTGAAACTCTGGTGAGAAATTTGCCGGAGCTGCCGCAGGATGTATTGATGGACATATTTTCACTCCTGGAGATACCTGACCTCATGCGTGCGGCCGCTGTCAGCTCCTCCTGGCGCTCCGCGTATACCAGCCTCTGCAGCCAGCTTGAGCAGTACAAACGGCCTCAGACGCCTTGCCTCCTCTACACCTCTGAATCTGCTGGTGAGAACGTAGCTTGTCTCTACAGCCTCGCGGAGAAGAGGGTCTACAATTTAACTCTCCCGGATCCACCCATCCGCAATAGGTATCTTATTGGGTCATCACATGGTTGGCTAGTTACAGCGGATGACAAGTCTGAGCTACACCTTATCAATCCGGTCACTGGTCAACAGATTGCTCTCCCGTCGGTGGTCACCATTGGTTATGTAGAGCCAATCTTTGGCAATGAAGGCACACTTATTAAGTATGAATTGTGGGACCAACTGTACGATCCGGAGGTAGAGCCCGAAATGTTAAGTTATGCTCCTGACGAGCTTCGTAACCATGTCTACATCAGGGCATTTATCTTTCCAGATCCGTCCACAGGAAGCTACATTGTGGTTCTCATCCATGGTCCAGGATATCAGCTTTCATTTGCAAGGGTAGGAGATTGTAAGTGGACCCCGCTGCCGCCGGGTTGGGACTATGAACAATGCATCTACATGGATGGTCTATTATATGCATCCACGAAATCCGGAAGAATGGATGCTTTTGATCTCACTAGTCCTAACGTCACGAGGAATATAATTGCAGATGAGATTGACATTTACAGTAGTGAGTACAAAGGGGTATTCTACCTTCTTCAGGCTCCATGGGGCGATTTGCTGCAAGTTTGCAGGAAGGCAAAACTCATAGATGCGGGTTATGAGGAGCTCATAGTTAAAACTAATAAAGTCTTGTTACACAAAGTCAATATGGAAGCAGAAGAGCTTGTGGAAATAAATAGCTTGCATCATAACGTGTTGTTTCTTGGGCGTAACCAGTCGCTATGCCTTAGTGCCGAAGAATATCCGCAACTGAAGGCCAATTGTGTCTATTTCACAGATGATGAGGAATGTAATTGGAAGTATAAGACGAATCCCCGGGATATAGGTGTTCTTAACCTGGAAGATGACAATAGGGAAGAAATTGTATCTCCGCTTTGGTGTAGCTGGCCGAGTCCCATATGGATAACACCCAGTCTTACAGTGATGAACTTGTCATTGTGCAAATAGGTAGCCTTTTGTAATTATGTACCTTGGTTATGGGGTCCGTCGACCAAATCCATTTTTTTATGGGCAGATGCTATGACAACTGAAGCATGTCCTGTCTATCTCCTTTTCATATGTTGTTTGCTGTATCTGATGAAACTATGACCGAGAAATAAATATTAGGAATGAAAATGGTGCTCTACAACAATTATGTTTTCTGTTCTCACATTTCTTTCCTATTCACATGCATATTCTGACTGAATATTGTTTGTTTGATATTTTCCCCCTTATAACAGATAGTACAAGCCACGTAGTAACCATTCGGTAGAATGGTCTGTTATTCTCTTCTGTATGTGATATTATGTACTGTATTTCTGATTGCACTGATGCTTTCATTGTTCTTGAATCATTTATGTAATTAGGTTGATTCGCATTAACTAGCCATTGAACGTGACATCATGTGCACTAAATATTATCAGCAAATGTTGTTAGTGCAGTTGCTAATCCCTGTCCATAGTTGAAGATAACTGAAGATTTTATTAGAATGCTATATGTAGTTACACTCTTGCTCCTGGGCTACTTTCTTTCATGCTTTGGCAAGCATTTCTGCTGAGTTACTTTCAAAAAGCGGAAGGTTCTCACTAGAAACAGTTTAGAATCTTCAATTCAGGCCGAATGTCACTGTGATTGGCATATTTGTTAGCAGGCTCATAAAAACATGTAACGGTGGCGTTTTTCCCTCATTGAACTTTACCATGC
Proteins encoded:
- the LOC123099726 gene encoding putative F-box protein At4g22660; the protein is MEACSVARIMSLEHFGLKFLPKLLALSPGSLGKFRKVSPPMETETVLKKLPELPQDVLRKVSPPMQTETLVRNLPELPQDVLMDIFSLLEIPDLMRAAAVSSSWRSAYTSLCSQLEQYKRPQTPCLLYTSESAGENVACLYSLAEKRVYNLTLPDPPIRNRYLIGSSHGWLVTADDKSELHLINPVTGQQIALPSVVTIGYVEPIFGNEGTLIKYELWDQLYDPEVEPEMLSYAPDELRNHVYIRAFIFPDPSTGSYIVVLIHGPGYQLSFARVGDCKWTPLPPGWDYEQCIYMDGLLYASTKSGRMDAFDLTSPNVTRNIIADEIDIYSSEYKGVFYLLQAPWGDLLQVCRKAKLIDAGYEELIVKTNKVLLHKVNMEAEELVEINSLHHNVLFLGRNQSLCLSAEEYPQLKANCVYFTDDEECNWKYKTNPRDIGVLNLEDDNREEIVSPLWCSWPSPIWITPSLTVMNLSLCK